AGATCACACGGCCATCCTTGCGAATATAGCGTTTCTCCATTGCATATGCGGCGATTTCACCGGACAACATGCGCTTTACGTTATTGATGTCTGCCTCCAGATCATCGGGATAGGTGACATCCTGAAATGTAAGCGCCATCAATTCATCCTGACTGTAACCCAAGATAGCGCAAAGCTTGTGGTTGACACGCAACCAATATCCTTCCAGCGAAATAATAGAAATTCCGACGGCGGCTTGTTCAAAAGTAGCCTGAAATCGTGCTTCGCTTTGCCGCAGCTGCTCTCTCACCATTTGTCTTTCGAGCACCAGTTTATCAACGCGCACCAGGAGCTCATCCACGGCAAAAGGCTTGTTCAGGTAATCCTGCACGCCGGATTTCAGCAGTTTGACACAGAGATCGTCATCGGCCTTGGCGGTCAGCATGATGATGGGCACGCCATCCAGCTCCGCATGCTGGCGTATTTGCTGCACCATTTGTTCACCATCCATCTCCGGCATCATTACATCGGAAAGAATCAAATCGGGCGCCAGTTTCAGTGCTTGCTCCAATCCTTCACGGCCATTGAAAGCACTGGCCACGCGATAGCGAGGCTGCAACATATCGGCAATGAAGCGATTCATATCCGCATTGTCTTCAACAACCAAAATCAAGGGCAAACGGGTGGCGGTTACCGGTAACGAGGTTCTTTGCGCCGGGCCTTGAAGCTCATCCATGACTTCATGCACAATGATCTCGTCCAGGGAAACTGGTGCGTCCCGTAATACCGAACCGGCTGGCGCGGTGCGCGGCAGCGTGATCCTGAATAGCGCGCCACCCCCGGGCGATTCTTCGAGTTCGAGCTTGCCGTGCAATAAATCAGCAAAATCCTTGACGATAGCCAACCCTAAGCCGGTGCCGCCATGCTGCCGGGTTACGCTGCTCTCCACCTGCATAAAACGTTCAAACACGTGCTCGCGCATTTCCGCCGGTATGCCGGGGCCATTATCCTGAACTTCGATCTGCGCGCACGCTTCGGTGGTAACAAGCCGGATGAAAATACAGCCTTTATCCTGCGTGAATTTGAATGCATTGGACAGCAGATTGAGCAGGATGCGTTGCAGCTTCTCGCTATCACTTTCGACCGCACAGGCTTCCGGGGTGATAACCTGGAATGCGATATCGCGCTCCTTCGCCAGCAATTCAAAGTAACTTGCCGTGACTCGCACCAGCTCCGCCAAATCGAACCGCGCCCAAAAAACCGGCATGCGCCCTGCCTCAAGCTTAGCCGCATCCAGTAAATCGGTGACATGGCGGTAAAGAATGCGCGCGTTACGCAGCATCAATCCGGTTTCATGACGCTCTTCCGCGGAAGCGTTGCTGCCGGTAAGCCACCGCATACGGTTCTCCAGAGGCGCGATAATCAGCGTCAGCGGTGTGCGCAGTTCATGACTGACATTGGCAAAAAACTGCGATTTCAGGTGATCCAGCTCAGTCAAACGCTGATTCAATTGTTCCTGCTCTTCCATGGCGGCTTTCAGGACGCGATTGGTTTGCTTTACTTCAGCCGCACGCTGCACGATCTCCGCTTCCATGCGCTGCGCGCGCGCTTTCACCTTGCCCGGTTGCACTTTATGGTCATGACTAACGATGTACTCAGTCACATCTTCCGCATGATGAAAGATATAAGCGACACGGCCTTCGGCATCCAGCACCGGCGTGTTCACCGGGCTCCAGTATTTGAGCTCGAATGCCCCGCTACCGTCGCGTAACGGAATATCGTACTTTTGCACATTCATGACATCGGTTTGTTTCTTACTCACTGCATGGTCGAGTGAAGCACGTAAATCACGCACGCTGGTGGATGCCTGATCTTCCGGGTTGGCGGGAAAAATATCGAAAATGCTTTGACCCACAATGGCATCGCGCTGAGTGCCCGTCACTTCGAGGTATTTATTGTTCACCGCGACGATGGTGAAGCCGGAATCCGCACGCAGGATCAAATACGGATGCGGGCTGGATTCGAATAACTGCTGATAAGGTGGAATTTCAGACATGGACATCTCACATCATTATTAAGTGATCAGCAATTATTAGAAGGCACACTATAAGGATGTGATTTCTATTTAACAAGTCAGATTTTGCCAGTAGGATTTTTACTACGGAAAACTAAACCGCTGGATACAAGTTTCACGGCTTGGAAACAGGATTTGTATGAAACAGACCCATCCTGTATGGTTAAGTCTCTTCCACAAATCCTATGCCAATCATTGCGTGACCTATGGAAAAAGTACGGCAAAACAGGAATCAGCAATCGGCTAGCGAAGCCGCTGCCAATCATGTTTCACAGCACAAGAATGAAAACCGTGGCGCGCCGGAATTTGTCGACAACCGGCCCGAAACAGCAGCGCAAAGACGGCTCATTGAAACGATAGGCAATAGCCCGAAAGCACGAGAAGCAGCACAACTCAAGGCAGTCATCCGCGGCGTATCCCACTCGAAACAAGTCGCGCAACGCGCTACCGCCATCAAACACGAAGCCGGTTCGATTAAGTTCGGTATGCCGCAGGAAGAACAATTGGTCGGAAAGAAAATGGAAGCGGAACTGGATGCCGCCGATCCGGTCGTCGGCACCGCCACCGGAACACAATGGACATGGACGCGGCGCCTGCGCAATCTGTTTCGAGGAGCAGGTGTGGTCCGGGGGCATCTGCTCAATCATGATTTAGGCGGACACGCTACCCCGGAAAATTTGTATCCGATCTCTACCAAAGCAAACTCGGATCACTCGGCGCACGTTGAGCAGCCTGTCAAGAAACTGCTGAATGAAGCGGCTGACGATATCAAAAAGAACAACGGCGGACATCTGATAAAGGACGTAAAAACGCATTACATCAACTACTCCGTCACTGTTGCCGAGGACAAAACCGACGATCCGACCAAGGCAACTTTCAAATGCTCGTTCGGTGTCGGCACCAATCCAAAAACACAACAGGATATCCGCTCCGAACTGGACACCGACAAAGACCGTTACAGCGCATCCGCAGGCTTGATCCCCGGGCAAAGCAAAATAACACCGCTAGCCGGTTGGGCACATACCGGTAAATTTCAACCGGGAAAAACGGCCATCGATACCACCAGAATCAGCACCACAGTCCCCACTAAATTATCAAGCTTGCCAGGGCCGGAGCTGGTCAAAGGCAGCGCACCCAACTATCAACTGATGCTTGAATCTCTGTTAGTCTGGGATTCTAAAATAGCTGAACGGACAAAACACACCACCACGTTTGCCACATACCGGGTAGACCAAGGTCCGGTCCAGAAACACTTACTTGGACTCAAATCGTTTTGCGATGATCTTGAAGATATCGGTGCCGGTCTCAGCCAAGCGAATTTGCCTGCTATTGAAAATATTTTAATGGACGCCACTAAAGCAGCTGCAAAAAGTATCTCGCCGCTTAAATTACCGCGCAGCGCAATGAAGCAGCCCTACAAAAAAATCGCAGCGAAGGCCAAAAACGATATGCATTTACTTTATGTTTATTACGCAGTTAAAACTGGGCAACCCAATGTCAGCGTCAAAGATATTAAAGGAATCCTGCAGGCCAATTTCTCTTCAAGTACAAATAAAAAAGAAGTAATACTTGCGCTACTAAAATTAGCGGATCTTAAATTGGTTAAAGTTAAAAAGGGACAGGGATGGAATACAGTGTAAGCAAACCTGTTCCAATCGGATCGAACGATCATTATCGCGGCACGTTCATTTAACTGATATAAATCTCCGAAACCTGCTCTATCTTTCCTGCCATCAGGTCACCATGCACCTGCTCCACACTGGCATTCGGCAAACGCTTGACCAGTATCCGATCTCCCATGCCGGTCGATTCCTTCAATTGCAGACGCTGATGAGGTTGTTCATGCAGCGGAATCGCCTTGGACGATAGCAATTGAACCGCCTCACGATTTCCAGGCAACAGAGTGCTCCCCAAGTTTTCAAACTGCAGGGTATTGTCCAAATCCGCGATGAACACATTGCGCTTGGATAAATCGCCAAGAATGTAGTATTTCCAGTACGTCTGATTGGTGGTGAAACGGATATAGAACTTGCGCGCGGCGGAGTCCAGCTTGTTCGAACACAGTCCTTCCGCTCCGGTGGTAATGCGTAGCTGCACAATAAAAACCGGCTTGACGAGATAATCCTTGCGCTCCAGTATGGCGGGCAAGGGATCGGTTGTCAGCTTTAACCAAGCATCCGCGGCGGCATACGCATCAGGGTGCAGCATTTGTTTATCCGCCGCATTCCGGGTGACTCGTTGCGTATCGAAAAAAAGAATCGAATCATCGGGTGGAGCGCCGGGAGCGGTATAGCGGAAGAAGTTGCTGTCCTTGGAAAAAACTTTAAAAGCCAGCACCAAATCGTCTTCCGCATGAAGACGCAGGATGTCGATTTTTTCCTCATCAAAGTAAACCGCAACTCCGCTTTCCGACGCCTTGAGCAACAACCCCGTTCTTCTCAATAACACTGCACAAGATTCGCTGGGAATGAATTCCAGGGTTCTACAGCTCTGTCCCGAGAAATAGGCATGTTCGACAGTCACGTTGGCGAGTAAACGATAAGCTCCCATATTGTGCTCAACCTCTGGCTAGTCTCCCAACAATAAACCATGTTTGAAACATTATTGCACCATCGGCTTCGGCTCACCCACAACCGGGGTACGGCCAACGACATCTTCGGTATCGAAAGCCACCATGCGTACCTTGTACAGAATGGAAGGCAGATATTTCCCTCCCAAGGAACCCCATAAGTTACTGAGATCCTGGATTGAAAGATTTTCGATATCGAGAATCAGCTTTTCGATACGCCCATCCATCTCGGGCGCGGTTTGATGATTGATCACGTGATTTTTCTGAAAAAAAATGATCGTGCTGGATAAAAATTTCAGCGCTTCGGGATAATTATTGCCGGTAAAGTTCGCCGCCATCATCAGGTGCAAATTGAAATAGAGCGGCGCGCTGCTCTGCACTCCCCTTTCGCCCATCTCATGCGCGCTGACTTGCCGGAACGGCACGGAATCTTTCTCGATATTCACCAAAAAAACAACCAGCTTATTATTGACATTGACCGCCACCGTACCGTCTATCTCCAATAAATTGGAAACCACCACCACATCTTCACCTAGATTATAAGTACGGCGCAAATATTGATTCAGCTGTGTCGCAAGGAGTTGCACGGCCACGTTGATCATAATGGATAATCGAAAATCCTTGTTATGGGTGAATAAGACGAATGGTTACCGAACGAATCAACCGGCTGAAGGCACACACGGCACCCCCGCTTTCATGCGCGAATGTACTGGAAGCCCGTTGCACTGTCAAACGCGCATCCATCCGGCATTCCGCCCTGTCTACAGCGTTGCAACCGTCCATTCGGGAACCGCAGCGCCCTTCGACAGCAAGCGGAACGGCATCCCGCCGGGTTTGAGAAAGGGGGGCATTTGCGCATCCTTGCGGATACACCCGTTGCCTTCACACTGTAAGATGATGTAGGCACAGCGATGCCCCCAGTTTGCTTGTGGTTCGAGATCGACAAACACAATTCGCGCTTCCCAGGGAATATCAATCAGCGCATCTCCGGCGTGAACTCTGGCTCCGGCATGCGCGATCTCGCGGCTCAGATAGACGATCGCGTTGGATAACGTTGCATCGTCAAAGACCGTGCTGACACGCTCGAAAATGCCCTGATCGGATTCTCTCATCTACCCAGCGCCTTTTTCACGACATCGCCCAGTGCTGCCCGCAACTCCTTCTCTTGCGCCGCAGAAGTATTTTCGAGTTTGCTCTCGATATCCTTCAATTGCGGCATCAGCTTGCTGTGCACCATATCGTAAAATTCAGGAATCGGTTTCCTGATGTATAAAGGCTGCAAAGCTTCCACCAGCAAGCGGCAATAAACCGGCCAAATGTACGAATAGCGCTGCCCAAGAAAACAATTTCCAGCGGCCGCCGAAGACTGGCTGAACACCGGCGTATCATAGGGATCGTGCACCGAATCGGCGTAGTTGTGCGCTTCACGCGCGGAAACTTTGCCCGATCCATCCGTATCCGGATTGGATGCCAACGCGCCGCCGTAGGCGGTATTTCCAGCCATCGCGGCAATCCAATCGCGTGCAAACGGGTCGAACTGCGCGCCGCCGATCGAATTGTTCAACTCCAGGCAAGCGGACGAAACACTGGTGTGCGTGGCGGTTGATTTCGCCAGAATCGGCGCGTTAAAACCGCCGGCATGGCACTGCTCCATCATCACCATCATGCAATAGTGCTTGGGCAGCGTCGCCAGCGTATCGGCAAAATCGTGTGCCAGGTAGTCGGCGCCGCTATAAGTGCACAGGTAAGACTGCGTGCCATTATGACCGCCGTGATTGTTGGTATGGATCAACAACAGATCATCCGGTTTTAATTTTGCCTTGAGTGTATTGAAAACCGTATCCAGATCGGCTTTTGTTCCCTTACCGTTGACCGGCATCCGATAGGCGGAACTGTCTCCCGGCCAACTCACCACTGGATGCGGATTACCGTTATAGTTGATCGTGCCGTCGTAGTTCAGCACAAAGATATTCGCCGCCGGAAAACCGTAAATATCGCGCAACGTGCGATAGAGAAACTCCAGATCGTTGGTATGCCGGTTGTTTGAAGCGCCCGAGAATAAAACCGCATAACGTTGACCTTTCGCCCAGCGGATCGGACAGCGCAGCCACGGCAAAACGGGATAATAGATTTCCGGTTCCGCGATCTTGATGGGGGTATGAAACGGCTGAAAAGTCTTGGGAGGGTCAGCCGTCATATACGGCGGGAACTGGGCCTCCACTTCGTTGTACAAATCCCCGGTTTCCGCATCGTGCAACAAGTAGCGGCACGGATGCGACCAATTGAATTGCGGTGCGTCATCGGCGAAAACCATGATGGAATTGCGTTCCATGACGATGCGCTGCTTGTACGCCAGAATCGCTTCGCCCTTTTTGAGTATTTGGTTTTCGATATGGAGATTGGTATTGCGCGCAGCGCTCCAGGAAAGATTGCTGACGATACCGGATTTGATTTTGCTGATTAATGCAGAATCTCTTGCCATGATGTGCCTCCCGTGGATAGAAAAAATAAAGCTACTTTTTCATGAGAAATGAACGCACTAAGAAAGAGTTTGATTATCCGCTAGCAACAGGATCGATCAATCAAAACTCTATTCCAGTGTGATCCAATCAACACAATAAAACAAGATATTTTGATGTGATCCGTTACTGCGTGCGACTATGAGGCGGATCGTGAGAATCGGGGAAGCGGACTAACGAAATATAGCAGCTGATGCCAGCCACTCAGCTGGCATAAAAAATGGGGTTTAATCCATCCATTTCACCCAGGCA
The DNA window shown above is from Nitrosomonas sp. Is35 and carries:
- a CDS encoding C13 family peptidase, with protein sequence MARDSALISKIKSGIVSNLSWSAARNTNLHIENQILKKGEAILAYKQRIVMERNSIMVFADDAPQFNWSHPCRYLLHDAETGDLYNEVEAQFPPYMTADPPKTFQPFHTPIKIAEPEIYYPVLPWLRCPIRWAKGQRYAVLFSGASNNRHTNDLEFLYRTLRDIYGFPAANIFVLNYDGTINYNGNPHPVVSWPGDSSAYRMPVNGKGTKADLDTVFNTLKAKLKPDDLLLIHTNNHGGHNGTQSYLCTYSGADYLAHDFADTLATLPKHYCMMVMMEQCHAGGFNAPILAKSTATHTSVSSACLELNNSIGGAQFDPFARDWIAAMAGNTAYGGALASNPDTDGSGKVSAREAHNYADSVHDPYDTPVFSQSSAAAGNCFLGQRYSYIWPVYCRLLVEALQPLYIRKPIPEFYDMVHSKLMPQLKDIESKLENTSAAQEKELRAALGDVVKKALGR
- a CDS encoding DUF4255 domain-containing protein, which encodes MINVAVQLLATQLNQYLRRTYNLGEDVVVVSNLLEIDGTVAVNVNNKLVVFLVNIEKDSVPFRQVSAHEMGERGVQSSAPLYFNLHLMMAANFTGNNYPEALKFLSSTIIFFQKNHVINHQTAPEMDGRIEKLILDIENLSIQDLSNLWGSLGGKYLPSILYKVRMVAFDTEDVVGRTPVVGEPKPMVQ
- a CDS encoding PAS domain S-box protein — encoded protein: MSEIPPYQQLFESSPHPYLILRADSGFTIVAVNNKYLEVTGTQRDAIVGQSIFDIFPANPEDQASTSVRDLRASLDHAVSKKQTDVMNVQKYDIPLRDGSGAFELKYWSPVNTPVLDAEGRVAYIFHHAEDVTEYIVSHDHKVQPGKVKARAQRMEAEIVQRAAEVKQTNRVLKAAMEEQEQLNQRLTELDHLKSQFFANVSHELRTPLTLIIAPLENRMRWLTGSNASAEERHETGLMLRNARILYRHVTDLLDAAKLEAGRMPVFWARFDLAELVRVTASYFELLAKERDIAFQVITPEACAVESDSEKLQRILLNLLSNAFKFTQDKGCIFIRLVTTEACAQIEVQDNGPGIPAEMREHVFERFMQVESSVTRQHGGTGLGLAIVKDFADLLHGKLELEESPGGGALFRITLPRTAPAGSVLRDAPVSLDEIIVHEVMDELQGPAQRTSLPVTATRLPLILVVEDNADMNRFIADMLQPRYRVASAFNGREGLEQALKLAPDLILSDVMMPEMDGEQMVQQIRQHAELDGVPIIMLTAKADDDLCVKLLKSGVQDYLNKPFAVDELLVRVDKLVLERQMVREQLRQSEARFQATFEQAAVGISIISLEGYWLRVNHKLCAILGYSQDELMALTFQDVTYPDDLEADINNVKRMLSGEIAAYAMEKRYIRKDGRVIWINLHVSLVRKPDNAPDYFIAVVEDIQSRKEIAANFKEARRIANLGHWTWNGVDKQTWSEELYLIYGRDTALPPADYQEMASFYTVDSWNKLAAAVQKCWRDGAAFECDAEVVRPDGEHRWTISRGEAVPDADGRIIAMRGTVQDITERKLGEMALQESKEQLKLFIEYAPASLAMFDREMRYLAFSQRWRNDYNMGDRDLLGVCHYDAFPEIGEEWKAIHRRCLAGEIVRAEEDCFERADGSVQWLRWEVRPWHKAGGAVGGIVMFTEDITYRKQAEAALQQLNADLEKRVAERTAELKMLNQSLESFVYSVSHDLKAPLRGVEGYSRLLEEDYSDRLDDEGRLFITNLRAGVTRMNELIDDLLAYSRMERRKLESNMLDLTALTHRVIAECGGEIAARQIEVICDLPLLMVNGDRDGLVMVLRNLLENAIKFSQHAAHPRIEFGADRDDRHVILWVRDNGIGFDMKYNQRIFEIFERLHRLEDYPGTGIGLALVKKAMQRMGGRVWAQSTPGEGATFYLELTAMAENLK